The Lysobacterales bacterium sequence CAGTCAGTCCTTGGGCGCGTCGGGCGCGTGGCCCTCTTCGTCGCGGCCGATGTTGCGATCCTCAAAGGCGCCGGGCACCACAAGTTCCTCCGACAGCACGGTGCGGCAACGTACCTCGAAGGGCTGCGCCGGCGGCGCGATCGCGGCTGCGGGCGCGTTTTCGAATGCCTCGTAGGTGGCGTGCTCGCCGCTGCGGATCTGCTGTGCGCGCTGCCACGGCGACCAGCGCCAGGGCGGATGTGCCTCAAGCGCCGGCAGCGCGAAGATCTCGGTGGCCTCTTTGCGCAGCGTGCCATCAGGGTTCGGCCAGCGCACGGTGATGGCCAGTCGGCCGCTGCCCTGCACGCGCGTGGCATCGGGCGTGTCGCGCCACAACCAGGTGCGCCAGCCGTCGGCGACGATCACGTCGGTGAGCACGATGCCGGCGCTCTCCATCGTTGCCGCGGTGAGGTAGATCTTGCTCAGCAGATCGCCGGTGGCGGGGCTGGTCAGCGGCTCGGGCAGTGGTCGCGCGACCGATACTCGCAATTCGCAATGCGCGTGTGGATAGCGCCCGGTCTCGCGGTCCTCAAGCCATGGATGCCCCGGCATCGGCCGATAGCGACTGCGCCGGGCGTGTGCATCGTCCGGCAACAAGGAGGCGGCCACGCAGGCGAGGGCCAGCATCGCCGTCGCGTACTGCGCCGCGTGTCGTCTACGGAGCAGGTTCAATGCGTCGCCCGCCCCGGCAGCGCTGCCACGGCCCGGGCCAGCAGTCGCAGCGGCAGCGGTGGCTTGGCGTCGCGGCCGGCGAGGGCCATGCGCATCAAGTGCTGGAACGGCGGCGCCAGTTCGGCGAGGCGCAGCAGCGCGCGGCGCAGCAGGCGCATGCCGGGGCGGTCGTCGCCGTAGAGGTGCACCACCGACAGCGTCGCCAGGTACAGCGGCAACGCGATCGCGCGCAGGTTGCGTTCGTATTCGGCCAGCGGTTCGGCGTCGGCGATGTCCTGTCCGCGACGGCGCGCCAGCATCATCGCGTCGCTGAGCAAGGCGATGCCGCGCAGGCCGAGGTTGTAGCCGTGCGCGGTGATCGGGTGCATGCCGATCGCGGCGTCGCCCAGGCAGGCGAAGCGGGTCGCGACCAAACGCTCGGGCGCGACCCCGACCAGCGGATAGACATGGCGCTCGCTGACCAGTTGCATCGCGCCGAGGCGTTGCCCGTAGCGCGCGGCGACGGCTTCGCCAAAGGCTTCGGGCGACAGCGCCTTGAGCGCATCCATCTCGGCGGGCGTCAGCGTGATCACCACCGAAGCGAGGTCGTCGCGCAGCGGCAGCAGTGCCAGCGTCTGGCCGTAGCCAAGCCATTCCCAGGCGATGCCCGGCTGCGGCCTTTCCAGGCGCATGCGGCAGACCAGCATGTTGCGACCGAAATCGTGCTGGCGCGCGGCGATGCCCATGCGCCGGCGGCTGGTGGAGAAACGGCTGTCGGCCGCGACCACCAGTCGCGCTGTGATCACCTCGCCATCGTCGAGCGTGACCCGCGCCGCGTCCCCGTCGGTGGCGATGTCACCGGCCTTGCGCCCGAGCCGCCAGGTGATGCCTTCCGCCTCGGCCGCGGTCTCGTAGGCGACGCGGCGCAGTGCGTGATTGCTGACCATCCAGCCCAGCGCCTCGCTGCCTTCGGCTGCCGCCACCCGCATCGGCGATTCGGAATCGCCATCGAACACCTGCGCCTCGCGCAGCGGCGCGTACTCGGCCTCGCGCAATCGCGACCACTGGCCCCATTGCTCCAGCAATTGCAGCGACAACAGCGTCAGCGCGATCTCGCGCCCGTCGTCGCGAGGCGCCGCCAACGCCTCGCTCGCCGCCGGATCGACCACTGTCACCGACCAGCCCTGCCGCGCCAACACCCCGGCCAGGCTCAATCCCGCCGGCCCGGCCCCGATCACCACCACGTCACATGCGTCGCTCATGCCGGCATTGTCGCGCAAGTGCCTGGGCGATGGGGTTGAAGATCGGTGAGCGGGACGCGGGCTTTGAACCTTTTGCCGCCGGCGCGCATCCTTGGTCGACTGGAATGCTCGGGGAAGGTCATGGGTCGATGGGCGAAGGTCGTGGGATGGGCGCTGCTCGGTGCTGCGCTCGGTGTGGCCGAGGCGGCGCCATCCAGCGCAGGACTGAAGCCGTGTGCGGTGCCCGGCATCGAGGGCGAAGCGCGCTGTGGTCGCATCCAAGTGCCCGAACGACGCGATACCGAAGGC is a genomic window containing:
- the ubiM gene encoding 5-demethoxyubiquinol-8 5-hydroxylase UbiM, which produces MSDACDVVVIGAGPAGLSLAGVLARQGWSVTVVDPAASEALAAPRDDGREIALTLLSLQLLEQWGQWSRLREAEYAPLREAQVFDGDSESPMRVAAAEGSEALGWMVSNHALRRVAYETAAEAEGITWRLGRKAGDIATDGDAARVTLDDGEVITARLVVAADSRFSTSRRRMGIAARQHDFGRNMLVCRMRLERPQPGIAWEWLGYGQTLALLPLRDDLASVVITLTPAEMDALKALSPEAFGEAVAARYGQRLGAMQLVSERHVYPLVGVAPERLVATRFACLGDAAIGMHPITAHGYNLGLRGIALLSDAMMLARRRGQDIADAEPLAEYERNLRAIALPLYLATLSVVHLYGDDRPGMRLLRRALLRLAELAPPFQHLMRMALAGRDAKPPLPLRLLARAVAALPGRATH